Proteins from a single region of Deltaproteobacteria bacterium:
- a CDS encoding branched-chain amino acid ABC transporter permease, giving the protein NDEAIGVPAAFQNSWDLFDVMVNKFRGVAILVGGLVFVGIQLVLRKTKLGIVVRAGVENKEIVQVMGYNIQRIFSGVFAAGAALAAMGGVMISLFNGHIYPNMGDENLIFALIVVIIGGMGSVTGSFLGALMVGLAFNYVAFLVPKVALGVNIMIMAIILLIRPKGLMGRD; this is encoded by the coding sequence AACGATGAGGCCATCGGGGTGCCGGCGGCCTTTCAGAACTCCTGGGACTTGTTTGACGTTATGGTGAACAAGTTCCGGGGTGTGGCCATCCTGGTGGGCGGCCTGGTCTTTGTGGGCATTCAATTAGTCCTCCGGAAGACCAAACTGGGAATTGTGGTTCGGGCCGGGGTGGAAAACAAAGAAATCGTCCAGGTCATGGGATACAACATCCAACGCATCTTCTCGGGCGTTTTTGCCGCCGGGGCGGCCCTGGCGGCCATGGGCGGGGTGATGATCTCCCTGTTCAACGGACATATCTATCCGAATATGGGCGATGAAAATCTTATTTTCGCCTTGATCGTGGTGATCATCGGCGGCATGGGGTCGGTGACCGGCAGTTTTCTGGGGGCCCTGATGGTCGGTCTGGCCTTTAATTATGTGGCCTTTCTGGTGCCGAAGGTCGCTCTGGGGGTCAATATTATGATTATGGCTATTATATTGCTCATCCGGCCCAAAGGCCTCATGGGCCGGGATTAG
- a CDS encoding branched-chain amino acid ABC transporter permease translates to MTDISPVQQDRLYEQQTRYTRPTFYIQLILVAVLLTIPWAFSSFRVMDLVAKIMIFAVFVASYDLLLGYSGLLSLGHSLFFGIGAYSLALAVYHSKDPGWAHIFLAVGVALGLSISMALVIAFFSLRVKAIFFAMMTLALAEFAYILAIQWYDVTKAEDGVSFKLPGIFNVDWSAANFLGMEVNGRLMAYYFILIVSVILFIVMLRFVRSPVGQVLKAIRDNEPRATALGYKTFRYQVFAIVFGSAIASLTGILFALWVKYVNPESVLGTALMLNVLLMVIIGGLGTLYGSLFGASFIKIAETWLPDLQKIAKELLPNVEIAHRLAERWILYFGILFILVVFFFPKGFVGTARDMIRQRKAAVRKEAGGA, encoded by the coding sequence GTGACAGACATCAGTCCGGTTCAACAGGACAGGCTTTATGAGCAGCAAACCCGGTATACCCGGCCGACCTTCTACATTCAATTAATCCTGGTGGCAGTTTTGCTGACCATTCCCTGGGCCTTTTCCTCTTTCAGGGTCATGGATTTAGTGGCCAAGATCATGATCTTCGCTGTCTTTGTAGCCTCCTATGACCTTTTGCTCGGTTACAGCGGACTGCTCTCCCTGGGCCATTCCCTGTTTTTCGGCATCGGGGCCTATTCCCTGGCCCTGGCCGTCTACCATTCCAAAGACCCCGGCTGGGCGCACATCTTCCTGGCCGTTGGTGTCGCCCTGGGTCTGAGTATTTCCATGGCCCTGGTCATCGCCTTTTTTTCCCTACGGGTCAAGGCCATTTTTTTTGCCATGATGACTCTGGCCCTGGCCGAATTTGCCTATATCCTGGCTATCCAGTGGTATGACGTGACCAAGGCCGAAGACGGGGTTTCCTTTAAACTGCCGGGCATCTTCAATGTGGACTGGTCGGCAGCAAATTTTTTGGGGATGGAAGTCAACGGCCGGCTTATGGCCTATTATTTTATCCTGATCGTCTCGGTGATCCTTTTTATCGTCATGCTCCGTTTTGTCCGCTCTCCGGTGGGTCAGGTCCTCAAGGCCATACGGGACAACGAACCCCGGGCCACGGCCCTGGGCTACAAGACCTTCCGCTACCAGGTCTTTGCCATTGTTTTCGGATCGGCCATCGCCTCCCTGACCGGAATCCTTTTCGCCCTGTGGGTGAAATACGTCAACCCGGAATCGGTACTCGGTACCGCTCTGATGCTTAATGTACTGCTGATGGTCATCATCGGCGGCCTGGGCACGCTTTACGGCAGTCTCTTCGGGGCTTCCTTCATCAAAATTGCCGAGACCTGGCTCCCTGACCTCCAGAAGATTGCCAAGGAGCTTTTGCCCAACGTGGAAATAGCCCATCGTCTGGCCGAGCGCTGGATACTGTACTTCGGAATCCTTTTTATCCTGGTGGTCTTTTTCTTTCCCAAAGGCTTTGTCGGCACGGCCAGGGATATGATCAGACAACGGAAGGCGGCAGTCAGAAAGGAGGCCGGTGGTGCCTGA
- a CDS encoding 3-oxoacyl-ACP synthase produces the protein MPDPKAKAGILSLAAYIPRAYHDADYIASRSETPAEVIRTKLGWYQKNVPGPGDQTVAMGLKAARKAFYLSGLAPSDIDLVIWSGEEVKEYRNWPVGPKIQKELGLKKAWSFDIQQRCGTTMVALKLARDMIRADDRINNILIVSGYRNSDLIHYPNPRVRWMYFLAAGGAACLVQRNCPHNEILEGHFMTDGSFTWDVYVPQGGSAQPMTLQGLEEGKQYLDVLDPVGMKDRLERLSLSNWLYCIDQALEKSGYSRADVDYLATLLVKRSAHDYLMNQLGLKPEQTRYFEEFGHQGQNDQILSLDLAVEEGRLKDGDLVLMISAGIGYAWDVLVMRWGSEGND, from the coding sequence GTGCCTGATCCTAAGGCTAAGGCCGGTATCCTGAGTCTGGCTGCCTATATCCCCCGGGCCTATCATGATGCCGATTACATCGCCTCCCGGTCCGAAACCCCGGCCGAGGTCATCCGGACCAAACTGGGCTGGTATCAGAAAAATGTGCCCGGTCCTGGGGATCAGACCGTGGCCATGGGCCTGAAGGCCGCCCGGAAGGCCTTTTATCTTTCGGGGTTGGCGCCTTCCGATATCGATCTGGTCATCTGGAGCGGGGAAGAGGTCAAGGAATACCGCAACTGGCCGGTGGGGCCCAAGATCCAGAAGGAACTGGGTTTGAAAAAGGCCTGGTCTTTTGATATCCAGCAGCGCTGCGGCACTACTATGGTGGCTCTTAAACTGGCCCGGGACATGATCCGGGCCGACGACCGGATCAACAATATCCTCATCGTTTCCGGTTACCGCAATTCCGATCTGATCCACTATCCCAACCCCAGGGTGCGCTGGATGTACTTTCTGGCAGCCGGCGGGGCGGCCTGTCTGGTCCAGAGAAATTGTCCCCACAACGAGATCCTGGAAGGCCACTTTATGACCGACGGCTCCTTTACCTGGGATGTCTATGTTCCCCAGGGGGGCTCGGCCCAACCCATGACCCTTCAAGGGCTGGAAGAAGGGAAACAGTATTTAGACGTCCTGGACCCGGTAGGCATGAAGGATCGCCTGGAGAGGCTGAGTTTAAGCAACTGGCTTTATTGCATCGACCAGGCCCTTGAAAAAAGCGGCTACAGCCGGGCCGATGTCGATTACCTGGCCACCCTGCTGGTCAAGCGCAGCGCCCATGACTATCTGATGAACCAGTTGGGGCTGAAACCGGAACAGACCCGGTATTTTGAAGAGTTCGGCCATCAGGGCCAGAACGATCAGATCCTTTCCCTGGATTTGGCTGTTGAAGAGGGCCGTCTCAAGGACGGGGATCTGGTGCTGATGATCTCGGCCGGCATCGGATATGCCTGGGATGTGCTGGTCATGCGCTGGGGCAGTGAAGGCAATGATTAA
- a CDS encoding AMP-binding protein, with translation MLYGDWIGRWGKSFPEAEAIVDIGRNRRYTYGELSLDVNRLAHFLSDELRIKKGDRVAALAFNRADYITLFLATSRLGAILVPLNFRLTIDELIYYFEDAAPRAFFFDQDHVQTAGELRSRIKVDHFVCLDADERVGRSLPALWDQLPSTPYPECGLSPHDPQLIIYTSGTTGLPKGVVMTYGMITWNSINTIIGWGFNRGERTILHPALFYTAGWNVFTLPLFHALGTNILIQRFEADLVLDLIERERITVFFAVPTMYQMMIESPKFKATDFSSVWFLVSGGAPLTEKIFETFKKEKGIHLREGYGLTEVGPNCFQANGKLKTVGHPMPHVDMKLIDGQGREAAMGQEGELLFRGDQLCAGYWNKPQATAEAIQDGWFYTGDLARVDADGHLAIVGRKKDMLISGGINIYPAEIERIIEAHPAVAAVAVIGVADEKWGEVGKACIELKAGKSLTLPELQEFLADKMAKYKIPKYLVVVEALPRTVASEKVRKFVLKEKHGKADNN, from the coding sequence ATGCTCTACGGAGATTGGATAGGACGGTGGGGGAAAAGTTTTCCCGAGGCCGAGGCCATTGTGGATATCGGAAGGAACCGCCGTTACACTTACGGGGAACTCAGCCTCGATGTCAATCGTCTGGCCCATTTTCTTTCGGACGAACTCAGAATAAAAAAAGGCGACCGGGTGGCGGCGCTGGCCTTCAACCGGGCCGACTACATCACCCTTTTTCTGGCAACGAGTCGATTAGGGGCTATATTGGTGCCCCTTAATTTTCGGCTGACCATCGATGAATTGATCTATTATTTTGAGGATGCCGCCCCCAGGGCCTTTTTCTTCGATCAGGACCATGTCCAGACCGCCGGCGAACTCCGGTCCAGGATCAAGGTGGACCATTTTGTCTGCCTGGATGCGGATGAAAGGGTCGGCCGAAGCCTGCCGGCCCTTTGGGATCAATTGCCATCCACCCCATACCCCGAATGCGGCTTGAGCCCCCATGATCCTCAGTTGATCATCTATACCTCAGGGACCACCGGGTTGCCCAAAGGGGTGGTCATGACTTATGGCATGATCACCTGGAACTCGATCAATACCATCATCGGCTGGGGCTTTAACCGGGGGGAACGGACCATCCTGCACCCGGCCCTGTTTTATACGGCCGGCTGGAATGTCTTTACCCTGCCCCTTTTTCACGCCCTGGGGACCAATATCCTGATCCAGCGTTTCGAGGCGGACCTGGTCCTGGACCTGATCGAGAGGGAGCGGATCACCGTCTTTTTTGCCGTTCCCACCATGTACCAGATGATGATCGAATCCCCCAAATTCAAGGCCACGGATTTCTCCAGTGTCTGGTTTCTGGTCTCCGGCGGCGCCCCTTTGACCGAAAAAATCTTTGAGACCTTCAAGAAAGAAAAAGGGATCCATCTTCGGGAAGGATACGGCCTGACCGAAGTGGGGCCGAACTGTTTCCAGGCGAATGGGAAGCTGAAGACTGTGGGTCATCCCATGCCCCATGTGGATATGAAACTCATTGACGGTCAGGGCCGGGAAGCAGCCATGGGCCAGGAGGGGGAGCTCCTTTTCCGTGGCGATCAGTTATGCGCCGGCTACTGGAACAAGCCCCAGGCCACGGCCGAGGCCATCCAGGACGGCTGGTTTTATACCGGTGACCTGGCCAGGGTAGATGCAGACGGCCATCTGGCCATCGTGGGCCGCAAAAAGGATATGCTCATCTCCGGAGGGATCAATATCTATCCGGCGGAAATCGAGCGGATCATCGAGGCCCATCCTGCGGTGGCCGCCGTGGCCGTTATCGGTGTGGCCGATGAAAAGTGGGGTGAGGTGGGCAAGGCCTGCATCGAACTCAAAGCCGGCAAAAGCCTGACGTTACCCGAACTTCAGGAATTCCTGGCCGACAAAATGGCCAAATATAAAATTCCCAAATATCTGGTGGTGGTGGAGGCCCTGCCCAGAACAGTGGCTTCGGAAAAGGTGCGCAAGTTCGTGCTCAAGGAAAAGCACGGGAAAGCGGATAATAATTAA